The Colletotrichum destructivum chromosome 8, complete sequence genome includes the window AGGACGTACCTGTTTACCCGCCCGGGCCTAAGGGCCGCGTCCACAACCAGGACCCCAACGTACCCCCGGCGTTTTCGACTCacaacggcggcatcgtcgagaaggaagaaggcgagCTGATCAACTTCAAGACTCTACACTGGCTGTGAGTCTTTCAACACGTTACAAACGCCATCGGGGACACGCTGACCGCGACAACAGACAAGGAGGAATCGTGCTTGTCGCAGAGACAGTCTCCCTCGGaatcctctccctcccctccgtcctcgccaccgtcggcctcgtccccggCATCATCCTTATTTGCGTCATCAGTGCACTCGCCACCTActccggcctcgtcctcgccgagttCCGGAAGCAGTACCCCTTCGTCCAGAACTTCGGCGATGCGGTTGAGCTTATTGGGCAGCCGATCGGCATGGGTGGCCTGTTCCGCGAGTTCTTCGGCTGGGCGCAGACGGTCGTCCAAGTCTTCCTCATGGGTGGGCACATCCTCATGTGGACCATCTGCATGAACACTCTCACCAACAGCTCGACCTGCACAGTCGTCTGGGCGGCGGTTGGCATGTTGGTGTTCTGGGTGTTCAACGTGCCAAGAACGCTGAAGTGGACGAGTTGGATGTCGGCGACTTGTAAGTCTTTCCCTTTTGTGCAGTTATCAGTCGTATTGCATTCCGAGCGGCTGCTGACCTTCTCTCCCAAGCCTGCGTTTCCATCGTCGTAGCCGTCCTCATCACGGTCATCGACGTTGCCATTGAGAAGCCTATCGGGAGTGGTTCTATCGACGTTTTTAAATCCCTTGGCTTCTCCCCTGCATTTCTGGCCGTGACCAACATTGCCGGTGCTTTTGGTAAGTGATCTATTAGGGGAAAAAGAGACCAAGCCATCTCTTCGTTTTGCCTGACGCTTTACTCATTATTTCAGCGAGTCactccatcttcttcagcgTCATCGCCGAGTTTAAAAACCCGGACGACTGGCCAAAGGCGCTCGCGTTCCTGCAGATCACGGATACGACGCTCTACATCATCGCCGCAGTTATCATCTACGTCTACGTTGGGCCCGATGTGCCCTCCCCAGCGCTCTCTGCAGCTGGGAGCGCTACCATCCGCAAGGCTATCTGGGGCGTGGCAATCCCCACGATCGCTATTGCGGCCGTGATCTACGCGCACGTCGCGTCGCAGTACGTCTTCACGCGCATCTTCGGCAACACCAAGCATGTCGTGAGGCGGACCAGGATCTCGACCATCGCTTGGCTGCTGATCACGCTGGGCATCTGGGGCCTCGGCATGGTGATTTCCGAGTCCATCCCTGTCTTCAACAATTTGCTGGGCCTCGTCTCCGCGGCGTTCGCCAGCTGGTTCTCGTTTGGGCTGCCGGGGATTTTCTGGCTATGGATGCACAAGGGTAACTGGTTCAGCAGCTGGCAGCAGAAGTGCCGGTTCGCGGCTACCTCGCTGCTCCTACTTGTAGGCATCGTGCTTTGTGTCCTGGGGCTCTGGGTTTCTATCGAGGCGATAGCCAAAGGGGGCTCGGGTACAAAGCCGTGGACCTGCGCCAGTAATGCTGCAGAATAAAACCTGTATTATATGATCATGGGGCTTAGGTGCCTCCCTTCTCTTAATTTCATAGAATGTTCCTGTCGTTCAAACCTACCTGAATGGTTGAGAACACCTGGGAGACCCTGTCTTGACCACGGAGCGTTCGAGTATGTCATCTTGAATGTTATGAACCTGTGAGACTTATAGCCTATGTAGTCAAAAGTTTGCGCATGTGTCAGAAGTATCCTTCATCCGCATTGTTCCAGCTATGTAGGCATTTTGGGAAAAAGTCATGCTGGACCACAAGGATTTGGCTGACATACTAGTTGGCTTCATCCCGTCAGAAATAACTTTCATGTATCCTAATGACCACTAGCCCCTTGTTGAGTACACAGCTAACCACTGTGTGCTCTATAACTTGATCAATCAGTAAGACTCCCACAGTACATGTTCGGTTGCTGGTTAGAATAGATGTACAGCATGTTGGAGCTTATCTATATGTCTTAGCTAGTAGTCAATATAGATTAATCTAACCAAGGCCTGTATAGTCGCCAGTTAATGTCTCTAGAGGCGTCATTTTCACTGATAAAGGTTTGAGCATAGTTAAAATTGCACAGGGATAGATGCAAGCTGGTAGCGATTCTATAGCGGCCGCTGTTCCTCTAGAGAGATGTAATTCGTTACTCCCACCTACTTCCTCAGTTATTCATCGGGGGGTTTTGGGCGTCAATGCCATAGTTTTCAGTGCCGCTTTCAATATCATCGCTGCCACAATGCCCATTGCGGCCGTCGCCACTAACgtcacatacccactttccgaccacccccccattccGACCACCCAAAAAAGAGGGCATTCCTACCAACACCAGTATGTTTAATTAACTATTAACTGCACCTAGATGCCACcacaatacagctttcagcttcactGGGTAAATCAGACTTGCTGGATCTATCTgtaatatcctctttttcgctAGCCTCAATTtgggccttctggatgtccttgatgttggcgaacttggtgtttggatccagctggactgccctcctttttcttacTGCAGTATTGGCAAcctgggcctgcagaagctccagcttgtgcTGGGCAGCTGCTAACTGATAAGCCTGCttactaaagcctttttttaccttcctaAATAGGAGGCGTTGAGTAGAAGCGTGATTTTCTagctctgtgaatagcttTAGTTGGCTAGCTAGATCCTTTATCTTCTTTGGCGTTGACTATGCtactgcagacgacgcagataCCTATCCTTTAGCTTCTTTACTTCCAGCCTGCCCTTAGCTGCCCTTagactgccctttgcagGCCTGATCTGATGGCTTTGGTGTTGATAGGAGCAGCAATAGGCTTATAAGGGGTTTAGCCACAGAGACAGGCTATAGGCTAGTATATTTCTAACTACTTTAGATGTTCTGCATTGTTAAGCCTACTAGACaagccttctaataacagcctataaagtttctcttgcctacaatagtagaaTCATTCCACTAACTAAGGTATTtaagctccttcctataggctgcctttacAGGGCTAAAGACTGACTGGTTAAGTGGCTGAAGGATATGGGAGGTGTGTGGAGGTAAGAATAACAAGTGGatgttattaatatagcagAGCTACATAAATTTAGTTGTTGTATGACTCCTATGGCTATTAGCAACCAGCAGTCtagcctcctccttgccctgaGGGAGGGTCTgagggatgaagaccttctgcagctatTTAACTGCAGTGTTGTctgtagtctatctattttctGTTGCAGTGAACTGCcatcctttataagggctaagatctagaggaaactactgctgctggactgtcttgcccttatatataatgaGGGGATTTAGGGCATAGCCTATGGCAGAGATGCATTTGATGATAGACACCTATGCCCTTAATctaggctgtttcttgcggaCAGACTTTGTCTTAGCTATTCCTAGCACCAGCCTATTAGATCCCTGGCCCTTAAGGATACTAGTCTTATTTATGTTATATCTGTTGGCTGGtttgatgcccttgatctctggtatggcgaggaGTTTGAATTAGTCCCTGATGACCTTAGTAGATGCTTTATTAACACGTCTAGAGTCAACagggcgacttctctggaccttgattgatgggtttcttcttttgaaTCCTTGGATCTATTGCTTTCCTAGAGGATCTGTATCCCCTATGGCatgaaggatcctttctgcgaATACCTTCACTTGCTGATGGGTTGGAGCAAGCctaagggcatgctggatttGCACCCATTCAGCaagcttagcctcctgatTAATAGAGAGCCTCTGGTAGTCTGCAAAGGCAATATCCCTTGGTTGGGTGCTATGCAGACGGTTTTGGAGGGTAGTCTTTGGGATGCTATACTTAATGGATGCCTTCCTTAGACTTATACCCTTTCCTACAGCCTTAATAGCCTGATTGATCTTATATTTGGTATACTGCCCTATTGGGGTTAGAATAAAGCGTATGCAAAAAATGAGGTGATTTGGATGAGTGGTGAAAATGTTGTGATAGTTAGAagtaggaggaggtgggaggtTGGATGTGGCggtgaggcatttttgggtggtcggaatgggggggtggtcggaaagtgggtatgtgacGTTATTGTTTAATGTCAATGAGTCAGCTACAGTTCCTCGCCTCGTCCGATTTACCACAGACTGGCGTCACCCCATTAAAGTGAAGTAAGTCATGCACGTCAGTAATGGCAGCAGAGTCAAAATCTTTTGCGGCAACGCGTTTTAGGATCTGCCAGGAGCGGTACATTTGTTAACATCAGCTCTCCTCCCCAGTCTTGCGCCTTACAAGTAACATGGACGCCTATCTGGACTATTGTTAGAGTCTGATTGCATAATTGTACGTCCTTAGCACGCTGAAACTTATCATACTTCTAAAGAAGTTAGTTCAAAGATAGCTGCAGTGAGTCAAGTGCTCACCTCAGGCGTTAACGTACTACCGGTTGAGGAGTCAGGTAAGTCGATTGCACTTGAGACTAAGAGTAGGGTGGCACTAGTCTCCAAATTCACCAGAAGGCTCTGATATTGCCAAAGACAACCAGTGTTCTGGGGCGAATCAAGAATAACAAGGGCGCAAGTTGCTTCGCTACAATATCAACCATGCCCACGTACAATGTCGCACCGGACAGCTTCAATGCCTCGCCGCTTAAGACCTATTGCCGCAAGATGAGTATGAAGAAGCGAATTCCTCTCCTACTCTAAACCGTTTGGTGACTGAAAAGTTCCTCAAACGTCTGATTTGCTTCATTGGAAGCTGCCAATACACTGGCTTGCCTGGACAAAACTTGCGGACTATATACGAGAACCAACGTGACATGCATGTGTTCTGGGTTTTGTACGAGTTTTTCCGATTCCCTGCTGGTTAGACGAGCTCTTTGGTCCAGTTGTCATCGATAACACTACAGTTGTTTCTCGTATGCATATAGAACCAGTTTATTGTGCAACTTGAGTCTAGACTATGGAAGCGGTGAAAAGGGCGAGTCTTGTCTTTCTTTCGGAAGTCATAGACATACGTTCTAGGACTTGAGAGCTAATTCTGACCTCTGTTGTAGTTGATTGTCTCCTGGTGGTCTTTCAAGACTCGGCTGTCAAGATTTGGACAGGTTCCCCCAGCTTCAGCCATTTGACCTTATCCAAGACGCCCTCTGACTCGAACACCTCCGCCAATTCCTCTTCATGCTGAGTAAAATGGTCCCAGGCGTCATAATGCATAGGTACTATGCGATCAGCCTTGATGTCGCGGAACAGACTGGCAGCCTGCTTTCCGCCCATAGTGATTTGGACCTTCGGAGCAGGCAGCGGCTCCAACTGAGAATAAGCTTCGCCCAAGTTCATGATAGCGGCAGCAATGTGGAACTGCTGACCGACCGCCGCAAGCTCTTCCATATAGACGGTATCTCCTGTGAAGTAGATTGCGTTGGGTCGGCCGTCTGCAGCGGTGCCAAAGTCGTCGGTGGTGAGGACGAAGCCGACACATTCATTGCCGGGAACGTGCTTGCATGGTGTGGCCATGATGCGAAacgccttgccgccgagagTTAGATTGACCGTTTCCCATGGCTTCATGCCTTGCACTCCGGGTCGCGGTGCCAGGTTCTTGGCACCGTCCTCGGTAGTCAAGACATGGCGACCGTCGAGTAGTTGGCGACCGAGTTCGTCAAGGTTGTCCCAGTGGTCTTCGTGGCTGAGAAGAACGGCGTCGATGGGGGGAAGGTCCTGCATGCTGAGGCCAGGATCGTGGTGGACTTTGAGAAGTACGCTTCGAGTGGCGTCGATTGGATATTCAACGGAGGACTCGGCCTGATGAAAGAAGGGGTCGGTAAGAAACCGTACTccgtcgatctcgatgatTGCTGTGGCGGTCCCGATGAAGGTAATCGACAAGTTGCTTCTGAACCCAGAAGAAATAGACATGATGGTAGTAGCTAGAAGAGTTTGTGTCGAATTGATGTAGAAGACCCTGTGTTGGATTGATACTATTCGGAGTTTTCAGTCGCAATCATGGAGTCAAGTTGAGATCCTTATATCAAGATGCTGGCGTGTTGCTCGATCGTGTTACGCTGCATGGTCGACAAGTGTTGGTAAGCAACATTGTCTCCAAAAGCGTATTTGCCTTAAGTTTGATTTCCAATTTCTACTGCTTGATTTCCAATGCTGAGAGCTTACAGTCTCGGGGTTTGGTACTGACTTTCTCTTACGCGAGGCAGTTTGATATATGGCAGGCTAACCCCATACATGAGTTATGGTGTAGCGGATACTCTGCCAGGGTCCAGCTTGGGCTAGCGCCCGCAGAACCTGATTGGTTTGCTATCTCGGCGTCTGATATCACAACTGTCTTTACCTAAAGCTGCATGATTCTCGCGCGGGTGGGCCTCAACGACAAGGTCTCTCTCCACTTAAGAAGGAATTTTACTACAAACAGAGTGAAAGGCTGGGTTTATAAGCAAACACGTTAGGGTATCACACTCTACTGGCACTAGCTGCAACGGTCTTGCTGGATGCTATGAGTGGGAATGAGCAAATTACAATGACCAGCCTTGGCATTATTCATTGTGAGGATGCAGGAAAAAATCCTATAGTCTGGAATTTCTTTATCTTTCTTTCTTGCATCTTAATAAGAAACGTGGAAGCGCACGTATACTAATCTTGGTCTCTAATAATGTACTAAGTCCTGTTTTCAGTATCACTTTTCTATTGCTTCGCAGAATCTCCAGGTTACGAATACGAACACTTACATTACCCACAATAATGGCCCAAAACATTGAGCAAAATGATAGCGAAGAATCCGAGCCAAGAAACGTGGTCGAGAATGCAGGTGGATCCGAAGTATTGAGGAACTCCCGAGACCAACCACTCGCAATGGCAGAATTGGGTATGGAAACATCACTGGCACAAACATACACCCGAAGACTTTCGAGTTCAGTCGCACCGAGTAGTCCTCTGCCAGATGGGGGCTGGAGAGCTTGGATGTCAGGTATGTAGTTCTTGCAGTTCTAGTGGTAACTTTCCCCGGCCCCGGTTCGAATCGAGCACTGATTGTGTCACACCGTAGTGTTAGCGGGCTTTTTGTCCATTATGAACACCTGGTATGTTTGATCTTTGCTTCGGATTAATTTGGTTATTTCTGTATTAAAAAAAGGCTAATATCGTGGATAGGGGCTCAATTATCTCCTTTGGTGTCTTTCAGACTTACTATGTCACCCACTTGAATCGGCCGCCGTCCGACATCTCATGGATAGGATCCATTGCTGTTTTTTTCCTGTTCGCCGGCGGTATCGTTACTGGCAGGCTCACCGACGCCGGTTACTTCCACCATGTCACAATCTTGGGCGCAGCTCTTGTTGTTCTGGGCACTTTTATGACATCCATCAGCAAGACCTACTGGCAGGTTCTCCTTGCTCAGGGGCTCTGTGTAGGACTTGGAAATGGGTCCTTGCAGACACCCATGATGGTTTTGATTGCCACGTACTTTGGAAAGAAGCTGCCACTTGCCTTTGGAATTGCAGCGTGCGGCAGTGTGACAGGAGGCCTTGTCTTCCCATCCATGGCAAGGACGC containing:
- a CDS encoding Putative amino acid transporter, transmembrane domain-containing protein, translating into MGNEAEAETMRAPVDPERQDVPVYPPGPKGRVHNQDPNVPPAFSTHNGGIVEKEEGELINFKTLHWLQGGIVLVAETVSLGILSLPSVLATVGLVPGIILICVISALATYSGLVLAEFRKQYPFVQNFGDAVELIGQPIGMGGLFREFFGWAQTVVQVFLMGGHILMWTICMNTLTNSSTCTVVWAAVGMLVFWVFNVPRTLKWTSWMSATSCVSIVVAVLITVIDVAIEKPIGSGSIDVFKSLGFSPAFLAVTNIAGAFASHSIFFSVIAEFKNPDDWPKALAFLQITDTTLYIIAAVIIYVYVGPDVPSPALSAAGSATIRKAIWGVAIPTIAIAAVIYAHVASQYVFTRIFGNTKHVVRRTRISTIAWLLITLGIWGLGMVISESIPVFNNLLGLVSAAFASWFSFGLPGIFWLWMHKGNWFSSWQQKCRFAATSLLLLVGIVLCVLGLWVSIEAIAKGGSGTKPWTCASNAAE
- a CDS encoding Putative metallo-beta-lactamase, ribonuclease Z/Hydroxyacylglutathione hydrolase; translation: MSISSGFRSNLSITFIGTATAIIEIDGVRFLTDPFFHQAESSVEYPIDATRSVLLKVHHDPGLSMQDLPPIDAVLLSHEDHWDNLDELGRQLLDGRHVLTTEDGAKNLAPRPGVQGMKPWETVNLTLGGKAFRIMATPCKHVPGNECVGFVLTTDDFGTAADGRPNAIYFTGDTVYMEELAAVGQQFHIAAAIMNLGEAYSQLEPLPAPKVQITMGGKQAASLFRDIKADRIVPMHYDAWDHFTQHEEELAEVFESEGVLDKVKWLKLGEPVQILTAES